The following coding sequences lie in one Apium graveolens cultivar Ventura chromosome 3, ASM990537v1, whole genome shotgun sequence genomic window:
- the LOC141715238 gene encoding F-box/LRR-repeat protein 25-like gives MKTVGRTCVLSKRWKHVWTYLADLDFNDPETCCAQLNLTCYAQPEMAKFGDRVNRVIIANRATYLDTFRIQFPLSTSYAAHIHNWLKFVFDKQVGNLDLDFKAINHPTIDILNIYINPSLILNTTLKSLHLRSVTLKGPLLQWVLTNCLNLQRLSLHHCKASAVDDSSTPHQKLVVSSLQLKHLESFNSLKLLNINVLHLSAPNLTSFIFYESEIHVEYLSVPSLVEATFGRLYSHHIFHDLDSLSTFSSQLEKLSIWHVRQYVEGPRQSLGPKDAQIKAISSHQHLKVVEYLGYTGWASAAEFALCLTQHAPMLRRFVFDTRQPKYVGKAREVYTSDRRDQMDSVRRTTELLAKQLRWRQNHVVVVIL, from the coding sequence ATGAAAACTGTGGGAAGAACTTGTGTTCTTTCCAAGAGGTGGAAACATGTTTGGACTTACCTCGCGGATCTAGATTTCAACGACCCTGAAACTTGTTGTGCCCAGCTAAATTTAACATGTTATGCACAACCTGAAATGGCTAAGTTTGGTGACAGGGTTAACCGGGTTATAATTGCAAATCGAGCTACATATCTAGACACTTTTAGAATACAGTTTCCCCTCAGTACTTCTTATGCTGCTCATATTCACAATTGGCTCAAGTTTGTCTTTGATAAACAGGTTGGCAATTTGGACCTCGACTTTAAAGCTATTAATCATCCAACTATCGATATTTTAAATATCTATATAAATCCTTCCTTGATTCTCAATACTACACTTAAATCTTTGCACTTGAGATCAGTGACTCTGAAAGGACCTTTGCTTCAATGGGTTCTAACTAATTGTCTTAATCTTCAACGTTTGTCGCTTCATCACTGTAAGGCCAGCGCTGTTGATGACTCTTCCACACCCCACCAGAAACTTGTGGTCTCCTCCCTTCAGCTAAAGCACTTGGAGTCTTTTAACAGCTTAAAGTTACTTAACATTAATGTGCTCCATTTATCTGCTCCAAATCTTACTTCATTCATATTCTACGAGTCTGAAATTCATGTGGAGTATCTTAGTGTTCCATCATTGGTGGAGGCTACATTTGGACGGCTATATTCTCATCATATTTTCCATGATTTGGATTCCCTGTCTACCTTCTCTTCTCAGCTTGAGAAACTGTCAATTTGGCATGTCAGGCAGTATGTAGAAGGGCCAAGGCAAAGTTTAGGCCCAAAAGATGCTCAAATAAAGGCAATAAGTTCCCATCAACACCTCAAGGTTGTAGAGTATCTTGGATATACTGGATGGGCATCTGCTGCCGAGTTTGCACTTTGTCTCACTCAACATGCTCCCATGCTTCGGAGATTTGTTTTTGATACTCGTCAACCCAAATATGTAGGAAAGGCACGCGAAGTTTATACATCTGATCGTAGGGATCAAATGGATAGTGTGAGGAGGACGACAGAGCTGCTTGCAAAACAATTGCGATGGAGACAAAATCATGTTGTTGTGGTTATTCTATGA
- the LOC141715237 gene encoding nonsense-mediated mRNA decay factor SMG7-like, which produces MTIPMDSTSDTPSRELSGNPSRQHIQCLYNQNAELESRRRKAAQARIASDPNAWQQMRENYETIILEDHAFSEQHEVEYALWQLHYRRIEELRAHYSAALSTVSQSGKGTLRGGPERVTKIRSQLKTFLSEATGFYHDFMAKIRAKYGLPLGHFTDNPDSQISLSQDGNRFVELKKGLVSCNRCLIYLGDLARYKGLYGEGDSKARDFAAASSYYMQAASLWPSSGNLSSSGGSIFSYSEDDLLAVYRYFRSLAVNNPFSTARENLIIAFEKNRQSYSQLLGDLKASPVKTRQVRNTGRGRGRGKGDNKPTTKDAKVEAALIKEKSRSMAEILKSFCTRFVRLNGILFTRTSLETFEEVFSLTKSDFLELISSGPVEGLNFGSDISECRLLIIRLIVILIFTVHNVNRETENQSYAVILQRSVVLQNAFTAIFEFMGHILERCIQLTDPSVSYMLPGIMVFVEWLACRQDIAVGSESDGRQSSARSFFWKHCVTLLNKLLLSEVMFVNQDEDDTCFYNMSSYDEGETGNQLALSEDFELRGFLPLQAAQLVLDFSRKHSFNSEGGKKEKKARIERIIASGKSLANVVKVGQQVIYYDTKMKNFVIGVEPQTAAENPTLDLVAEADSVGTKTASLPSKAQLNLDGDDEDEVIVFKPVVAKNNTDLNGSNLTESEVFLPGVDISSVNL; this is translated from the exons ATGACTATACCAATGGACAGCACTTCTGATACTCCTTCAAGAGAGCTTTCCGGTAACCCTTCAAGACAGCATATTCAGTGTCTTTACAACCAG AATGCAGAATTGGAGAGTAGGCGTAGGAAAGCGGCTCAGGCCAGAATTGCCTCTGATCCTAATGCATGGCAACAAATGCGCGAGAACTATGAAACTATAATCCTCGAAGATCATGCTTTCTCCGAGCAACATGAAGTAGAATATGCTTTGTGGCAGTTGCATTATAGAAGAATTGAGGAGTTACGAGCACACTATAGTGCTGCTCTATCAACGGTGTCTCAGAGTGGGAAAGGTACATTAAGAGGTGGACCTGAGCGGGTCACAAAAATTCGTTCCCAGCTGAAAACTTTTCTTTCCGAGGCAACTGGCTTTTATCACGATTTCATGGCTAAAATCAGGGCAAAGTATGGGCTACCTCTGGGTCACTTTACAGATAATCCAGATAGTCAGATTTCTCTATCCCAAGATGGAAATAGATTCGTGGAACTTAAAAAAGGCTTGGTATCCTGCAACCGCTGTTTGATTTACCTTGGGGATCTTGCTCGATACAAAGGTTTATATGGGGAAGGTGATTCGAAAGCTCGAGATTTTGCTGCTGCAAGTAGTTACTACATGCAGGCGGCATCACTTTGGCCCTCAAGTGGCAACCTCTCATCATCAGGTGGGTCAATCTTTTCC TACTCGGAGGACGATTTGTTGGCAGTTTACAGATATTTTCGAAGTCTGGCCGTGAATAACCCATTTAGCACTGCAAGAGAAAACCTGATAATAGCATTTGAGAAG AACCGTCAGAGCTACTCTCAGCTGCTTGGGGATTTGAAAGCATCTCCTGTCAAGACTAGGCAGGTGCGGAATActggaagaggaagaggaagaggaaaagGTGACAACAAGCCTACAACAAAGGATGCCAAGGTGGAAGCAGCTCTCATTAAAGAAAAATCACGCAGTATGGCAGAAATTCTGAAATCATTCTGTACTCGATTTGTCCGTCTAAATGGGATTTTATTCACCCGTACAAG CTTAGAGACTTTCGAAGAAGTCTTTTCTTTGACCAAAAGTGACTTTCTTGAGCTTATCTCCTCTGGTCCAGTTGAGGGGCTGAATTTTGGTTCAGATATTTCTGAGTGTAGACTCTTGATTATCAggttgatagtgattctgatatTCACAGTTCACAATGTAAATAGGGAAACTGAAAATCAGTCATATGCTGTAATCTTGCAACGTTCAGTTGTGCTCCAGAATGCTTTTACTGCTATTTTCGAATTCATGGGGCACATTCTTGAGAGGTGCATCCAGTTGACCGATCCTTCAGTAAGCTATATGTTGCCTGGCATCATGGTTTTTGTGGAGTGGTTAGCCTGTCGTCAAGACATTGCAGTTGGCAGCGAATCTGACGGGAGGCAATCTAGTGCTAGATCCTTTTTCTGGAAACACTGTGTTACCCTTTTGAATAAGCTTCTTTTAAGTGAGGTCATGTTTGTTAACCAGGATGAGGATGATACTTGCTTCTACAACATGAGCAGTTATGATGAAGGTGAAACTGGCAACCAGCTTGCATTGTCTGAAGACTTTGAATTAAGAGGATTCCTTCCTCTGCAAGCTGCACAACTCGTACTTGACTTTTCAAGGAAGCATTCTTTTAATAGTGAAGGTGGCAAGAAGGAGAAGAAAGCTCGTATTGAAAGGATAATAGCATCCGGAAAGTCACTTGCTAATGTAGTTAAGGTCGGGCAGCAGGTTATTTATTATGATACTAAGATGAAGAACTTTGTTATTGGTGTCGAGCCCCAAACTGCTGCTGAGAACCCCACATTAGATCTTGTAGCCGAAGCTGATTCAGTAGGAACTAAAACCGCGTCCCTGCCGTCAAAGGCACAGCTGAATCTGGATGGAGATGATGAGGATGAGGTGATTGTTTTTAAACCAGTAGTCGCTAAAAATAATACTGATTTGAATGGTTCAAACTTGACTGAGTCTGAGGTTTTTCTGCCTGGTGTTGACATCTCAAGTGTTAATTTG
- the LOC141711172 gene encoding phosphatidylinositol 4-phosphate 5-kinase 4-like yields MKAWEATVRKTQAAAKRRANNIFGTTYVAHASDDEYEAPAEPKSQAGGDVYDAERFLPNGDYYTGQWADNFPHGSGKYWWTDGCMYVGDWVRGKTNGKGLFSWPSGAVYEGEFKNGFMDGEGIYSAPNGDMYRGSWIMNLKHGFGVKEYSNGDTYEGGWCRGLQEGNGKYQWKNGNCYEGEWRSGKICGKGKLHWANGNLYDGYWEDSVPKGNGTFKWPDGSFYVGNWSKDPKEQNGNYYPSGSSIVDGNVEWDPQHVYNEDLQDCVICANEKVPIWPSQKKLAVWRSSKGADPSARPRRLSVDGRLEATSDTPFDRSGRGAREDGSLTMDDLGTRGSPIRIPKVIKKQGETISKGHKNYELMLNLQLGIRHSVGRPGPPPSLDLKASAFDPKEKVWTRFPPEGSKHTPPHQSCEFRWKDYCPLVFRTLRKLFKVDAADYMLSLCGNDALRELSSPGKSGSFFYLTNDDRYMIKTMKKSEAQVLLRMLPAYYNHFRSYEHSMVTKYYGLHCVKLNGPAQRKVRFIIMGNLLCSEYTIHRRFDLKGSSLGRITDKPESEIDANTILKDLDLNFLFLLQKTWLQEFRRQIEKDCEFLEQERIMDYSLLVGLHFREPGMAGDLIPSGARTPTENGGSDNDQLLMDPAGWGTVKLGEHMPARVERTERQEELQLIGEPTGDCYDVVMFFGIIDILQDYDITKRLEHAYKSIQYDPTSISAVDPRQYAKRFRDFILRVFAEDD; encoded by the exons ATGAAGGCCTGGGAAGCAACTGTACGCAAGACACAAGCTGCTGCTAAAAGAAGAGCTAATAACATTTTTGGGACAACTTATGTAGCTCATGCTAGCGACGACGAATATGAGGCACCTGCAGAGCCTAAGAGTCAGGCAGGTGGAGATGTTTATGATGCAGAAAGATTCTTGCCTAATGGTGATTATTATACGGGACAATGGGCCGATAATTTTCCTCATGGAAGTGGCAAATACTGGTGGACTGATGGATGCATGTATGTTGGTGATTGGGTCAGAGGCAAAACAAATGGGAAAGGTCTTTTCAGCTGGCCTTCGGGTGCTGTTTATGAAGGTGAATTCAAGAATGGATTCATGGATGGTGAAGGCATTTATTCGGCCCCCAATGGTGACATGTATAGAGGTTCCTGGATCATGAATTTGAAGCATGGTTTTGGAGTTAAAGAGTACTCGAATGGTGACACGTATGAGGGTGGTTGGTGTCGCGGGTTGCAGGAAGGGAATGGGAAGTATCAGTGGAAGAATGGGAATTGTTATGAAGGAGAATGGAGGAGCGGGAAGATATGTGGGAAAGGGAAGCTGCATTGGGCTAATGGAAATTTATACGATGGATACTGGGAAGATAGCGTCCCAAAAGGGAATGGTACATTCAAATGGCCTGATGGAAGTTTTTATGTTGGGAATTGGAGTAAAGATCCAAAAGAACAAAATGGGAATTATTATCCATCAGGTTCTTCTATAGTGGATGGAAATGTAGAGTGGGATCCTCAACATGTGTATAATGAGGATTTGCAGGACTGTGTGATTTGTGCTAATGAGAAAGTTCCAATATGGCCATCTCAGAAGAAGCTGGCTGTTTGGAGGTCTTCTAAGGGTGCAGATCCGAGTGCAAGGCCTAGGAGATTATCGGTTGATGGAAGGCTCGAGGCTACTTCTGATACTCCATTTGATAGAAGTGGAAGAGGGGCAAGAGAAGATGGTTCCTTGACAATGGATGATTTAGGTACAAGAGGAAGTCCGATAAGGATACCAAAAGTTATCAAGAAACAAGGAGAGACTATCAGTAAAGGGCATAAAAACTACGAGCTCATGCTTAATTTGCAGTTGGGAATCAG GCATTCTGTAGGAAGACCAGGTCCACCTCCATCGCTAGATTTGAAGGCTTCGGCTTTTGATCCTAAGGAAAAAGTTTGGACAAGGTTCCCTCCCGAGGGATCCAAGCACACCCCGCCTCATCAGTCCTGCGAATTCAGATGGAAAGATTACTGTCCATTAGTTTTCAG GACTTTAAGAAAACTGTTCAAGGTAGATGCAGCAGATTATATGTTATCTCTTTGTGGTAACGATGCCCTTCGAGAACTCTCTTCTCCAGGGAAAAGTGGTAGCTTTTTCTACTTGACAAACGACGATCGCTACATGATCAAAACAATGAAGAAATCAGAAGCACAA GTGCTCTTAAGAATGTTGCCAGCCTATTACAATCACTTCCGATCATATGAGCACAGTATGGTCACCAAGTACTATGGACTGCACTGCGTAAAGCTGAATGGCCCTGCACAGAGGAAG GTGCGGTTCATCATCATGGGGAATCTTCTTTGTTCCGAGTACACAATTCACAGGCGATTTGACCTCAAGGGCTCGTCCCTTGGTCGTATAACAGATAAGCCAGAGTCAGAGATCGATGCCAACACAATACTAAAAGATCTTGATCTGAATTTCTTATTCCTTCTGCAGAAAACCTGGTTGCAAGAATTTCGAAG GCAAATCGAAAAAGATTGCGAGTTTCTTGAGCAGGAGAGGATTATGGACTACAGCCTTTTGGTTGGCCTTCATTTCAGAGAACCAGGAATGGCTGGTGACCTCATTCCCTCTGGAGCACGAACGCCTACTG AGAATGGCGGTTCAGACAATGATCAGCTTCTTATGGACCCTGCAGG GTGGGGAACTGTTAAACTGGGAGAGCACATGCCAGCAAGAGTTGAAAGAACAGAAAGACAAGAAGAGCTGCAGCTAATAGGAGAGCCAACAGGAGACTGTTATGATGTTGTCATGTTTTTCGGAATTATAGACATTCTCCAGGACTATGACATTACCAAGAGACTTGAGCATGCATACAAGTCCATTCAGTATGATCCAACATCAATTTCAGCAGTTGATCCAAGACAATATGCGAAGCGTTTTCGCGATTTTATCCTGAGAGTTTTTGCAGAAGATGACTGA